A stretch of the Lactuca sativa cultivar Salinas chromosome 9, Lsat_Salinas_v11, whole genome shotgun sequence genome encodes the following:
- the LOC111903018 gene encoding aquaporin TIP3-1, which produces MPQRRYAIGRADEATHPDSARATLSEFLSTFVFVFAAEGSVLALDRMYGRDHALGGAGLLLVALAHALSFFAAVASSLNVSGGHLNPAVTFGTLVAGRVSVVRALYYWVAQLLGAVVASLLLRLATDGMRPIGFSVATGVGNLNALLMEIILTFGLVYTVFATAIDHKRGTLGTIAPLAIAFILGANILVGGPFSGAAMNPARAFGPALVGWRWNNHWVYWLGPFIGAAIAGLIYEFGIIQPEAPVHTHHQPLAPEDY; this is translated from the exons ATGCCGCAACGTAGATACGCCATCGGGAGAGCCGATGAAGCCACACACCCAGACTCCGCTCGCGCCACCTTGTCAGAGTTCCTTTCCACCTTCGTCTTCGTCTTCGCCGCTGAAGGCTCCGTCCTAGCTCTCG ATAGGATGTACGGTCGTGACCATGCACTGGGAGGAGCCGGGCTGCTGCTGGTGGCGCTGGCTCATGCTCTGTCATTTTTCGCCGCCGTGGCCTCGAGTTTGAACGTGTCAGGTGGACACTTAAATCCTGCGGTCACTTTCGGTACTCTGGTTGCCGGAAGGGTTTCTGTGGTTCGAGCGTTGTACTACTGGGTGGCGCAACTCCTCGGCGCCGTCGTTGCCTCATTGTTACTTCGTCTAGCCACCGACGGCATG AGACCGATTGGGTTTTCAGTGGCGACTGGTGTGGGAAACTTGAATGCGTTATTAATGGAGATCATTCTAACATTCGGGTTGGTGTACACCGTATTTGCGACGGCGATAGACCATAAGAGAGGAACGTTGGGGACGATTGCACCACTGGCAATAGCGTTTATACTGGGAGCCAATATTCTGGTGGGAGGGCCGTTCTCGGGGGCGGCGATGAATCCGGCAAGGGCTTTTGGGCCTGCGTTGGTTGGGTGGCGGTGGAACAACCATTGGGTGTACTGGCTGGGACCGTTCATTGGGGCGGCGATTGCAGGTTTGATCTACGAGTTTGGGATAATCCAGCCGGAGGCGCCGGTGCATACACACCACCAGCCATTGGCTCCAGAAGATTACTAG